One Euphorbia lathyris chromosome 1, ddEupLath1.1, whole genome shotgun sequence DNA segment encodes these proteins:
- the LOC136228011 gene encoding SWI/SNF complex subunit SWI3A isoform X1, with the protein MEATHPDPKPTRPDEPEFDLYTIPSSSSWFAWDDIHDNERSALREFFDGSSITRTPKVYKEYRDFIINKYREDPSRRLTFTEIRKSLVSDVNLLNKVFRFLDKWGLINFGVNSPRCDDFDKFETDKFRVEDGPPNGIRVVAMPNSLKPLSVPQSAAGAAEVVESGLKLPPFSSHSDVFFGELGKQKGFLCENCSEKCDSGRYEYTKSHYILCTKCFKDGSYGENKSEEDFKFYDSVDSSNAYGTVWTEAETSLLLESVLKHGDNWDLVLQDVPTKSKLDCISKLIELPFGDFKWRSSQRNGTTAALCDSVNNLKEVPLSSSENQGTVKNEDELPEQTNVCEQNGDVEEEGPPLKRKRIGSFSDAGSSLMKELSIPCQVALISTMAAPEVSAAAAEAAVAILCDETSCPREIFGSKDDFPSKGLWSPSLHSMAERTHQDEVSEINESATRSESEETRKNEIPLTLRLRTAIATALGAAAAHAKSLANEEDQEIENLVATIIETQLKKLQYKIKRFENLEVIMEKEHAELEEVKELLIEERTDVIQRAISSGISKWRDNGYVKSQSGSVF; encoded by the exons ATGGAAGCTACGCACCCGGATCCAAAACCGACCCGTCCAGACGAACCAGAGTTCGACCTCTACACCATTCCCAGCTCTTCCA GTTGGTTTGCGTGGGACGATATACACGACAACGAAAGGTCTGCATTGAGAGAGTTCTTCGATGGCAGTTCAATTACAAGGACCCCTAAAGTATACAAAGAATATAGGGATTTTATCATCAACAAGTATCGCGAAGATCCCTCCAGAAGACTCACCTTCACGGAGATTCGTAAATCACTGGTCAGCGATGTTAATTTGCTTAACAAAGTATTCCGGTTTTTGGACAAGTGGGGATTGATAAATTTCGGCGTAAATTCCCCTCGGTGTGATGATTTCGATAAATTTGAAACCGATAAGTTTAGGGTTGAGGATGGACCCCCTAATGGTATCCGGGTTGTGGCTATGCCGAATTCCCTGAAGCCGCTGTCAGTGCCGCAAAGTGCTGCTGGTGCAGCCGAGGTTGTTGAGAGTGGGCTGAAGTTGCCGCCTTTCAGTTCTCATTCTGATGTTTTTTTTGGTGAGTTGGGGAAGCAAAAGGGTTTTCTCTGTGAAAATTGTAGTGAAAAATGTGACTCCGGCCGTTATGAATATACTAAG AGCCATTACATACTTTGTACCAAGTGCTTTAAAGATGGAAGCTATGGTGAAAACAAGTCCGAGGAGGATTTCAAGTTTTATGACAGTGTTGATAGCAGTAATGCATATGGAACTGTATGGACTGAGGCAGAGACTTCACTTCTTTTAGAATCTGTTCTGAAGCATGGGGACAACTGGGACCTTGTTCTTCAAGATGTCCCAACCAAGAGCAAACTTGATTGTATTTCTAAGCTCATTGAGCTGCCTTTTGGGGATTTCAAATGGAGATCTTCTCAAAGAAATGGTACGACTGCTGCACTTTGCGACAGCGTGAACAACTTAAAAGAAGTTCCTTTATCTTCGTCTGAGAATCAAGGCACAGTGAAGAATGAGGACGAGTTGCCTGAGCAGACAAATGTGTGTGAGCAGAATGGAGATGTTGAGGAAGAAGGTCCTCCTTTGAAAAGAAAACGCATTGGTTCTTTTTCAGATGCGGGAAGTTCTTTGATGAAAGAG TTGTCAATTCCCTGTCAGGTGGCTCTTATTTCAACCATGGCTGCCCCAGAGGTTTCAGCTGCTGCCGCTGAGGCTGCTGTTGCAATACTTTGTGATGAGACATCATGTCCGAGGGAGATTTTTGGAAGCAAGGACGATTTTCCAAGCAAAGGACTTTGGTCTCCCAGTCTCCATTCCATGGCAGAGAG GACCCATCAGGATGAGGTTTCAGAGATAAACGAGAGCGCGACTCGATCAG aaagtgaggaaacaagGAAGAACGAGATACCTCTTACGCTAAGACTTAGAACTGCAATAGCAACAGCTCTTGGAGCAGCTGCTGCACATGCCAAATCGCTGGCTAACGAGGAAGACCAGGAAATTGAAAATTTAGTGGCAACCATAATTGAGACACAG TTAAAGAAATTGCAATACAAAATCAAGCGATTTGAGAATCTGGAGGTGATAATGGAGAAGGAACACGCTGAACTGGAGGAAGTGAAAGAGTTATTAATAGAGGAACGTACTGATGTCATACAGAGAGCAATTAGCTCTGGCATATCTAAATGGAGAGATAATGGTTATGTGAAATCTCAGAGTGGGAGTGTATTTTGA
- the LOC136228011 gene encoding SWI/SNF complex subunit SWI3A isoform X2: MEATHPDPKPTRPDEPEFDLYTIPSSSSWFAWDDIHDNERSALREFFDGSSITRTPKVYKEYRDFIINKYREDPSRRLTFTEIRKSLVSDVNLLNKVFRFLDKWGLINFGVNSPRCDDFDKFETDKFRVEDGPPNGIRVVAMPNSLKPLSVPQSAAGAAEVVESGLKLPPFSSHSDVFFGELGKQKGFLCENCSEKCDSGRYEYTKSHYILCTKCFKDGSYGENKSEEDFKFYDSVDSSNAYGTVWTEAETSLLLESVLKHGDNWDLVLQDVPTKSKLDCISKLIELPFGDFKWRSSQRNGTTAALCDSVNNLKEVPLSSSENQGTVKNEDELPEQTNVCEQNGDVEEEGPPLKRKRIGSFSDAGSSLMKEVALISTMAAPEVSAAAAEAAVAILCDETSCPREIFGSKDDFPSKGLWSPSLHSMAERTHQDEVSEINESATRSESEETRKNEIPLTLRLRTAIATALGAAAAHAKSLANEEDQEIENLVATIIETQLKKLQYKIKRFENLEVIMEKEHAELEEVKELLIEERTDVIQRAISSGISKWRDNGYVKSQSGSVF; this comes from the exons ATGGAAGCTACGCACCCGGATCCAAAACCGACCCGTCCAGACGAACCAGAGTTCGACCTCTACACCATTCCCAGCTCTTCCA GTTGGTTTGCGTGGGACGATATACACGACAACGAAAGGTCTGCATTGAGAGAGTTCTTCGATGGCAGTTCAATTACAAGGACCCCTAAAGTATACAAAGAATATAGGGATTTTATCATCAACAAGTATCGCGAAGATCCCTCCAGAAGACTCACCTTCACGGAGATTCGTAAATCACTGGTCAGCGATGTTAATTTGCTTAACAAAGTATTCCGGTTTTTGGACAAGTGGGGATTGATAAATTTCGGCGTAAATTCCCCTCGGTGTGATGATTTCGATAAATTTGAAACCGATAAGTTTAGGGTTGAGGATGGACCCCCTAATGGTATCCGGGTTGTGGCTATGCCGAATTCCCTGAAGCCGCTGTCAGTGCCGCAAAGTGCTGCTGGTGCAGCCGAGGTTGTTGAGAGTGGGCTGAAGTTGCCGCCTTTCAGTTCTCATTCTGATGTTTTTTTTGGTGAGTTGGGGAAGCAAAAGGGTTTTCTCTGTGAAAATTGTAGTGAAAAATGTGACTCCGGCCGTTATGAATATACTAAG AGCCATTACATACTTTGTACCAAGTGCTTTAAAGATGGAAGCTATGGTGAAAACAAGTCCGAGGAGGATTTCAAGTTTTATGACAGTGTTGATAGCAGTAATGCATATGGAACTGTATGGACTGAGGCAGAGACTTCACTTCTTTTAGAATCTGTTCTGAAGCATGGGGACAACTGGGACCTTGTTCTTCAAGATGTCCCAACCAAGAGCAAACTTGATTGTATTTCTAAGCTCATTGAGCTGCCTTTTGGGGATTTCAAATGGAGATCTTCTCAAAGAAATGGTACGACTGCTGCACTTTGCGACAGCGTGAACAACTTAAAAGAAGTTCCTTTATCTTCGTCTGAGAATCAAGGCACAGTGAAGAATGAGGACGAGTTGCCTGAGCAGACAAATGTGTGTGAGCAGAATGGAGATGTTGAGGAAGAAGGTCCTCCTTTGAAAAGAAAACGCATTGGTTCTTTTTCAGATGCGGGAAGTTCTTTGATGAAAGAG GTGGCTCTTATTTCAACCATGGCTGCCCCAGAGGTTTCAGCTGCTGCCGCTGAGGCTGCTGTTGCAATACTTTGTGATGAGACATCATGTCCGAGGGAGATTTTTGGAAGCAAGGACGATTTTCCAAGCAAAGGACTTTGGTCTCCCAGTCTCCATTCCATGGCAGAGAG GACCCATCAGGATGAGGTTTCAGAGATAAACGAGAGCGCGACTCGATCAG aaagtgaggaaacaagGAAGAACGAGATACCTCTTACGCTAAGACTTAGAACTGCAATAGCAACAGCTCTTGGAGCAGCTGCTGCACATGCCAAATCGCTGGCTAACGAGGAAGACCAGGAAATTGAAAATTTAGTGGCAACCATAATTGAGACACAG TTAAAGAAATTGCAATACAAAATCAAGCGATTTGAGAATCTGGAGGTGATAATGGAGAAGGAACACGCTGAACTGGAGGAAGTGAAAGAGTTATTAATAGAGGAACGTACTGATGTCATACAGAGAGCAATTAGCTCTGGCATATCTAAATGGAGAGATAATGGTTATGTGAAATCTCAGAGTGGGAGTGTATTTTGA
- the LOC136228026 gene encoding ACT domain-containing protein ACR4-like — protein sequence MDDDGDEYAKLIRRMNSPRVVIDNDASEQATIIQVDTVNRHGTLLELVQVLTDLNLVVVKAYITSDGLWFMDVFYVTSNDGNKVKDEGVLHSIKKALETDAYMHSSMNNSIGMLPSKEHTLIELSGTDRPGLLSDVSAVLTDLRCNVVNAEIWTHNARAAAVMHITEQSTGCAVEDPKRLSLIKELLSNVLKGNDSIRTPRICISSPVVTHKGRRLHQMMFAARDFQRTETEIVNRNSAAPFVIVSDCADRDYTVVTVRCIDRPKLFFDTVFTLTDMQYVVFHGTVIAGRKEAYQEYYIRHVDGFPISSEPERQRVTECLEAAIERRGSEGLELELCTDDRAGLLSDITRILRENGLNIRRAEISTKDGKAQNTFFITDVSENFVDPKTMSSIEEQLGQVVSHVRGKNAQPKFPEETPRSFLLGSFFKGRNFQNFGILKSYS from the exons ATGGATGACGATGGTGATGAGTATGCCAAGCTTATCAGAAGGATGAACTCTCCTAG AGTTGTGATAGATAATGATGCTTCTGAACAGGCCACGATTATACAG GTTGATACAGTTAATAGACATGGTACTCTCCTTGAACTTGTTCAAGTCCTCACAGACCTAAACCTTGTCGTAGTGAAGGCATACATAACTTCTGATGGATTGTGGTTCATGGATG TGTTTTATGTGACTAGCAACGATGGAAACAAGGTCAAAGATGAGGGGGTTCTCCATTCAATAAAGAAG GCTCTGGAAACTGATGCATATATGCATAGTTCAATGAACAACTCTATAGGGATGTTACCTTCCAAAGAGCATACCTTGATTGAACTGTCAGGAACTGATAGGCCTGGTTTGCTATCTGATGTCTCTGCAGTACTGACAGATCTTAGATGCAATGTAGTAAATGCTGAGATTTGGACACACAATGCCAGAGCAGCAGCTGTGATGCATATTACAGAACAATCTACTGGTTGCGCTGTGGAAGATCCAAAGAGGCTTTCTTTGATCAAGGAACTGCTTTCTAATGTCCTAAAAGGCAATGACAGTATTAGGACGCCAAGAATATGCATCTCCTCCCCTGTTGTTACACACAAAGGCAGAAGATTGCACCAGATGATGTTTGCTGCCAGGGACTTCCAAAGAACCGAGACTGAAATAGTAAATAGAAACAGTGCAGCCCCCTTTGTCATTGTGTCCGATTGTGCAGATAGAGATTACACTGTTGTTACAGTAAGGTGCATAGACCGCCCAAAGTTATTCTTTGACACTGTCTTCACTCTAACAGATATGCAGTATGTGGTATTCCATGGAACGGTTATTGCTGGTAGAAAAGAGGCTTATCAG GAATACTATATTAGGCATGTTGATGGATTTCCCATAAGCTCAGAACCTGAACGACAGAGGGTTACAGAGTGTCTCGAGGCAGCCATTGAGAGGCGAGGATCAGAA GGACTAGAACTGGAGTTGTGCACGGATGACCGCGCTGGACTTCTCTCAGATATCACAAGGATACTACGCGAAAACGGCTTGAACATCAGAAGAGCAGAAATCTCGACAAAGGATGGGAAAGCACAAAATACTTTCTTTATCACAGATGTGTCTGAGAACTTTGTCGACCCCAAAACTATGAGTTCAATTGAGGAACAATTAGGACAAGTTGTATCACATGTGAGAGGAAAGAATGCACAACCCAAATTTCCTGAGGAGACACCTAGAAGTTTCCTTTTAGGGAGCTTTTTTAAAGGTCGAAATTTCCAAAACTTTGGTATCCTTAAATCCTACTCATAG